The Arachis hypogaea cultivar Tifrunner chromosome 19, arahy.Tifrunner.gnm2.J5K5, whole genome shotgun sequence genome has a window encoding:
- the LOC112777741 gene encoding putative disease resistance RPP13-like protein 1 isoform X3, producing MAAKLEGGAYLSSFVDAVLEKLSSILEDDDFVLEGNDSALELLQKLEKSLYDVGPVLDDAELKQFSDKKVKKWLIDLQDALYKADDLLDELSTKAATATQRDLGNSSPWSHYVDSCIEDSAINVIEKTVATLESVARRKGYLRLLPKESAKMDISSWRIPSTSLVVSSDIFGRDEDKENIIKLLLDDTCDVESLLTVIPIVGMGGIGKTTLAQLVYNDAKVVGKFDTRAWVCVAENPDPVNVTKTIIGAIDSCPGNMDKFDSLRNNLKETDNFDSLQTNLKEKLTGKTFLVVLDDVWHDRRDMWEDFLKPFRFGDNGSKILLTTRNENVASVFTASNLHYRLSLLLIEDCWSMFLKHSSISTNSKQYATLEQIGRKIVEKCKGLPLAVKTLGVYCVIS from the coding sequence ATGGCTGCAAAACTTGAGGGTGGGGCTTATCTCTCTTCTTTTGTTGATGCTGTTTTGGAGAAGCTGTCTTCAATACTTGAAGATGATGACTTTGTCCTCGAAGGAAACGACTCTGCCCTGGAGTTACTTCAAAAGTTAGAGAAAAGTCTATATGATGTTGGACCTGTGCTTGATGATGCTGAGCTGAAGCAGTTTAGTgacaagaaagtgaagaagtggctcattgatcttcaagatgcTTTGTATAAGGCTGATGACTTGCTGGATGAACTCTCCACTAAAGCCGCCACTGCCACTCAAAGAGATCTAGGTAACTCTTCTCCCTGGTCTCACTATGTTGATTCATGTATTGAAGATAGTGCCATCAATGTCATCGAAAAAACAGTTGCCACACTAGAGTCTGTGGCAAGACGAAAAGGTTATCTTCGTCTTCTTCCGAAGGAGAGTGCCAAGATGGACATCTCGTCATGGAGAATTCCATCCACATCTCTTGTTGTAAGTTCTGACATATTTGGTCGGGACGAAGACAAGGAGAACATAATCAAATTGCTGTTAGATGATACCTGCGATGTTGAGTCACTTTTGACTGTGATCCCCATCGTGGGTATGGGCGGAATAGGCAAAACTACTTTGGCTCAACTGGTTTACAATGATGCCAAAGTCGTGGGAAAATTTGACACTAGAGCATGGGTGTGTGTTGCTGAAAATCCTGACCCTGTTAATGTTACAAAGACAATAATAGGGGCAATAGATTCTTGTCCGGGTAACATGGATAAGTTTGATTCACTTCGGAATAATTTGAAGGAAACGGATAATTTTGATTCACTTCAGACTAATTTGAAAGAAAAGTTGACAGGAAAGACATTCTTAGTTGTCTTAGATGATGTCTGGCATGATCGACGAGACATGTGGGAggattttttaaaaccttttcgtTTTGGGGATAATGGAAGTAAGATTCTTCTAACAACCCGTAATGAAAATGTTGCTTCTGTGTTCACGGCTAGTAATTTACATTATCGACTAAGTTTATTGTTGATTGAAGATTGTTGGTCGATGTTTTTGAAGCATTCATCTATTTCTACTAATTCTAAACAATATGCAACTCTAGAACAAATTGGTagaaaaattgttgaaaaatgtAAGGGGTTACCTTTGGCTGTGAAGACACTTGGGGTTTATTGCGTAATAAGTTAA
- the LOC112777741 gene encoding putative disease resistance protein At3g14460 isoform X1: protein MWELSEDDSKIIPALRVSYHYLPSYLKRCFVYCSLYPEDYEFDKDELILLWIAEDLLQPKENSTLEKIGCAYFDELVARSFFQPSSTSGKLFVMHDLMHDLAKFFAGKFYFNLKEFGNRHMIDSKIRHLSYTTTYEDNFKLFQEDFNGTTHMRTFLNFPLFRFQASITMESEFWLLGQQLECLRVLSFKYIFLKSLPDSVGELIYLRYLNLSFTLIETLSESICKLCNLQTLKLRKCLRLKMLPSCMQDLVNLCHLDIRGASRLKEMPKGMSKLKHLNFLSDYIVSEQEENGMRELGTLDNLHGSFCISKLENVKNSGEALKAKMGNKKHINTLKLKWVPDGDIDDIGIERDILDKLQPHENLNKLSIKGYPGESFPDWLGFSCYSNMTKLSLGCCMNCCELPSLGQLPSLQHLEFSDLDRLDKIGLEFYNKNNGSFQQETPFKSLETLKIEYMYCWREWHFPDEFDGFPQLRILSIRNCPVLSGDLPAHLPALEEFTIDRCSELACSLPRAPKLQQLYLQSSPVFTNNGEPQKVVISETQLAQSVLEYLPHIQPPSVQCLEIKDCRSAISISADYLPSSLQYLRISDCSKLTFLDQLQHKSLREIYVEGCDSLKLLPLGDFPNLKKLVISKCQSMECVVVPQAIPSLQYLSISECPSLVSLPALTLTVPQLEELHICDCPEVDCFAEEFLPPSLKKLEVTKCQKLASWITSKGLQSEGLTHLWLGPCFDVKSFPRDGCLPASLQALILSNFPNLETLDCKGLHHLTSLKSLAITDCEKLENITEQHLLASIEHIYIGEECPLRWKLEEMEDPRI from the coding sequence ATGTGGGAACTCTCGGAAGATGACAGTAAGATTATTCCTGCATTAAGAGTTAGTTATCACTATCTTCCTTCCTATTTGAAGCGGTGTTTTGTTTATTGCTCATTATATCCTGAGGATTATGAATTTGACAAAGACGAATTAATTTTGCTATGGATTGCTGAAGATCTTTTACAACCAAAGGAAAACAGCACATTAGAAAAAATTGGTTGTGCATATTTTGATGAGTTAGTTGCAAGATCATTCTTTCAACCTTCTAGTACTAGTGGAAAGTTATttgtgatgcatgatctcatgcatGATCTAGCAAAGTTTTTTGCTGgaaaattctatttcaatctcaaagAATTTGGCAATCGGCATATGATAGATAGCAAAATTCGACATTTGTCATATACCACAACATATGAGGATAACTTCAAGTTATTTCAAGAGGACTTTAATGGAACAACACACATGagaacatttttaaattttcctttgttTCGCTTTCAAGCATCAATTACTATGGAAAGCGAGTTTTGGCTCTTAGGACAACAATTGGAGTGTTTAAGAGTTTTGTCATTTAAATACATTTTTCTAAAATCATTACCTGATTCAGTAGGTGAATTGATTTATTTGCGTTATTTGAATTTATCTTTCACACTTATTGAGACATTGTCTGAGTCAATATGTAAATTATGCAATCTCCAAACTTTGAAGTTGAGAAAATGTTTAAGGCTAAAGATGCTTCCGAGCTGCATGCAAGATCTTGTGAACCTTTGCCACCTTGATATTCGAGGGGCTTCTCGTCTGAAAGAGATGCCGAAGGGAATGAGCAAGTTAAAGCATCTAAACTTCTTAAGTGATTATATCGTCAGCGAGCAAGAAGAGAATGGGATGCGAGAATTAGGAACATTGGACAATCTTCATGGCTCATTTTGCATTTCCAAATTGGAGAATGTCAAGAATAGTGGTGAAGCTTTGAAGGCAAAGATGGGTAACAAAAAGCACATCAACACTTTAAAACTGAAATGGGTTCCAGATGGTGACATTGATGATATTGGAATCGAAAGAGATATACTTGACAAGTTGCAACCTCATGAAAACTTGAATAAGTTATCAATTAAGGGTTATCCGGGTGAAAGCTTCCCCGATTGGTTAGGCTTTTCTTGCTACTCCAATATGACCAAATTGAGTTTGGGttgttgtatgaattgttgtgAGCTTCCTTCACTGGGACAGTTACCCTCTTTACAGCATTTGGAGTTTTCTGATCTTGATCGGTTGGACAAGATTGGTTTGGAGttttacaacaaaaataatgGATCATTTCAGCAGGAGACACCCTTCAAATCTCTCGAAACTCTGAAGATTGAGTATATGTATTGTTGGCGGGAGTGGCATTTTCCTGATGAGTTTGATGGTTTTCCTCAGCTTAGAATCCTTTCAATAAGAAACTGTCCTGTGTTAAGTGGAGATCTGCCTGCTCACCTTCCGGCTCTGGAGGAATTTACAATTGATAGATGTTCAGAGCTTGCATGTTCGCTGCCGAGAGCTCCCAAGCTTCAGCAATTATATCTACAGAGTTCTCCGGTTTTTACGAATAATGGTGAACCGCAGAAGGTAGTAATTTCAGAAACCCAGCTGGCGCAGTCGGTATTGGAGTACCTGCCCCACATCCAACCCCCAAGTGTCCAATGTCTGGAAATCAAGGACTGTCGGTCAGCGATATCAATTTCAGCAGATTATTTGCCCTCTTCATTACAATATCTGAGAATATCTGACTGTTCAAAATTAACATTCTTAGATCAACTGCAACACAAGTCTCTAAGGGAGATATATGTAGAGGGTTGTGATTCACTGAAGTTGCTTCCATTGGGGGACTTTCCAAATCTCAAGAAACTCGTGATCAGTAAATGCCAAAGCATGGAATGTGTTGTGGTGCCACAGGCTATTCCAAGTCTCCAATATTTAAGCATCTCAGAGTGTCCCAGTTTAGTATCCTTGCCGGCGCTAACGTTGACTGTTCCCCAGCTAGAGGAGCTGCATATATGTGATTGCCCAGAAGTCGATTGCTTTGCTGAGGAGTTCCTCCCACCAAGTTTGAAAAAACTTGAAGTCACTAAGTGCCAAAAACTAGCAAGTTGGATAACATCAAAGGGTTTGCAGAGTGAAGGCCTTACCCATCTTTGGCTTGGTCCATGCTTTGATGTAAAATCATTCCCAAGAGATGGTTGCCTTCCTGCTTCTCTTCAGGCTCTAATATTGTCGAACTTTCCAAATCTGGAGACGCTTGACTGCAAGGGGCTTCACCATCTTACCTCCCTCAAAAGTTTAGCAATTACAGACTGTGAAAAGCTTGAGAATATCACAGAACAACATTTGCTTGCCTCCATAGAACATATCTACATAGGGGAAGAATGTCCTTTGAGGTGGAAGCTAGAAGAGATGGAAGACCCACGGATTTAA
- the LOC112776788 gene encoding isocitrate dehydrogenase [NAD] catalytic subunit 5, mitochondrial, translating to MASSGFQLLKRTLGNRSTAARFFSSVSSTPIRATLFPGDGIGPEIAESVKQIFKAADVPIEWEEHYVGTEIDPRTQSFLTWESLESVRQNRVGLKGPMATPIGKGHRSLNLTLRKELNLYANVRPCYSLPGYKTRYDNVNLITIRENTEGEYSGLEHQVVRGVVESLKIITRQASLRVAEYAFHYAKEHGRERVSAIHKANIMQKTDGLFLKCCREVAEKYPDIKYEEVVIDNCCMMLVKNPALFDVLVMPNLYGDIISDLCAGLVGGLGLTPSCNIGEGGIALAEAVHGSAPDIAGKNLANPTALLLSGVSMLRHLNLHDKADRIQNAILNTIAEGKYRTADLGGKAKTTEFTKAIIDHL from the exons ATGGCCTCTTCTGGCTTCCAGCTCCTCAAACGAACCCTTGGAAACCGCTCCACCGCCGCCAGATTCTTCTCCTCCGTTTCTTCCACTCCGATCCGTGCCACTCTCTTCCCCGGCGACGGTATTGGCCCCGAAATCGCTGAATCTGTCAAACAG ATATTCAAAGCAGCTGATGTGCCCATAGAGTGGGAAGAGCACTATGTAGGGACTGAAATTGACCCCAGAACACAGAGCTTTCTGACATGGGAAAGTTTGGAATCAGTTCGGCAAAATCGGGTTGGCTTGAAAGGGCCAATGGCCACCCCCATTGGAAAAGGCCATCGTTCGTTGAACCTTACCCTAAGAAAAGAACTTAATTTGTATGCGAATGTTCGTCCCTGCTATAGCCTTCCTGGCTACAAAACTCGGTACGATAATGTAAATCTCATCACGATCCGCGAAAACACAGAAGGAGAGTACAGTGGGCTTGAACATCAG GTTGTGAGAGGTGTAGTAGAAAGTCTCAAAATCATTACACGCCAAGCAAGTTTAAGGGTCGCTGAGTATGCTTTCCACTATgccaaagaacatggaagagagAGGGTATCTGCTATTCACAAGGCCAACATTATGCAGAAGACTGATGGTCTTTTCCTCAAG TGCTGTCGCGAGGTTGCGGAGAAGTATCCTGATATAAAGTATGAGGAAGTTGTCATTGACAATTGCTGCATGATG CTTGTGAAGAATCCTGCTCTTTTTGATGTGCTAGTGATGCCAAACCTTTATGGTGACATTATTAGTGACCTTTGTGCTGGCTTGGTTGGGGGTTTGGGCTTGACACCAAG CTGCAACATTGGTGAGGGAGGTATTGCACTAGCTGAGGCTGTACATGGTTCAGCACCTGATATTGCCGGAAAG AATTTGGCAAATCCAACTGCTTTACTGCTGAGTGGTGTTTCAATGTTGCGCCATTTGAATCTCCATGACAAAGCTGACCGAATTCAAAACGCCATCCTCAACACAATTGCAGAAGGGAAGTACCGAACTGCCGATCTTGGAGGCAAAGCAAAGACAACCGAGTTCACCAAGGCAATTATTGATCATCTCTAA
- the LOC140181776 gene encoding secreted RxLR effector protein 161-like, which produces MLDSRPVDTPMDPNTKLSPNQGEPLADPGRYRRLIGRLNYLTVTRPDISFATSILSQFLDSPCDSHWDAAVRVLRYIKGAPGKGLLYKDKGHNQIVGYTNADWAGSPSDRRSTSGYCVFIGGNLISWKSKKQNVVARSSAEAEYRAMALATCELIWLKQLVKELKFCEPSKMELVCDNQAALHIASNPVFHERTKHIEIDCHFIREKLQSGEIVTAFVNSNDQLADIFTKALWGPRIQYICNKLGAYDLYAPA; this is translated from the coding sequence ATGTTGGATTCTAGACCTGTAGATACACCAATGGATCCCAATACAAAACTTAGTCCAAATCAAGGAGAACCTCTTGCAGATCCTGGTAGATATCGCAGATTAATTGGCCGATTGAATTATTTGACAGTCACTCGGCCAGATATTTCATTTGCCACAAGTATCCTAAGTCAGTTTCTTGACTCCCCATGCGATAGTCATTGGGACGCAGCTGTTAGAGTCCTTAGATATATCAAAGGTGCTCCAGGAAAAGGTTTGTTGTATAAAGATAAAGGACATAACCAGATTGTTGGGTATACTAATGCAGATTGGGCAGGATCTCCATCTGATAGACGTTCTACATCTGGTTATTGTGTTTTTATTGGTGGAAACTTGATATCTTGGAAGAGTAAGAAGCAAAATGTTGTAGCAAGATCTAGTGCGGAAGCTGAATATAGAGCTATGGCACTTGCCACATGTGAACTTATATGGTTGAAGCAACTAGTTAAGGAACTTAAGTTTTGTGAGCCGAGTAAGATGGAACTGGTGTGCGATAATCAAGCTGCCTTACATATTGCTTCCAACCCTGTGTTTCATGAACGGACCAAGCACATAGAGATTGATTGCCATTTCATAAGGGAAAAGTTGCAAAGTGGGGAAATAGTAACAGCCTTTGTCAACTCCAACGATCAACTTGCAGATATTTTCACCAAAGCTCTCTGGGGTCCTCGGATACAATACATATGTAACAAGCTTGGTGCATATGATTTATATGCTCCAGCTTGA
- the LOC112777741 gene encoding uncharacterized protein isoform X2 — translation MLPSCMQDLVNLCHLDIRGASRLKEMPKGMSKLKHLNFLSDYIVSEQEENGMRELGTLDNLHGSFCISKLENVKNSGEALKAKMGNKKHINTLKLKWVPDGDIDDIGIERDILDKLQPHENLNKLSIKGYPGESFPDWLGFSCYSNMTKLSLGCCMNCCELPSLGQLPSLQHLEFSDLDRLDKIGLEFYNKNNGSFQQETPFKSLETLKIEYMYCWREWHFPDEFDGFPQLRILSIRNCPVLSGDLPAHLPALEEFTIDRCSELACSLPRAPKLQQLYLQSSPVFTNNGEPQKVVISETQLAQSVLEYLPHIQPPSVQCLEIKDCRSAISISADYLPSSLQYLRISDCSKLTFLDQLQHKSLREIYVEGCDSLKLLPLGDFPNLKKLVISKCQSMECVVVPQAIPSLQYLSISECPSLVSLPALTLTVPQLEELHICDCPEVDCFAEEFLPPSLKKLEVTKCQKLASWITSKGLQSEGLTHLWLGPCFDVKSFPRDGCLPASLQALILSNFPNLETLDCKGLHHLTSLKSLAITDCEKLENITEQHLLASIEHIYIGEECPLRWKLEEMEDPRI, via the coding sequence ATGCTTCCGAGCTGCATGCAAGATCTTGTGAACCTTTGCCACCTTGATATTCGAGGGGCTTCTCGTCTGAAAGAGATGCCGAAGGGAATGAGCAAGTTAAAGCATCTAAACTTCTTAAGTGATTATATCGTCAGCGAGCAAGAAGAGAATGGGATGCGAGAATTAGGAACATTGGACAATCTTCATGGCTCATTTTGCATTTCCAAATTGGAGAATGTCAAGAATAGTGGTGAAGCTTTGAAGGCAAAGATGGGTAACAAAAAGCACATCAACACTTTAAAACTGAAATGGGTTCCAGATGGTGACATTGATGATATTGGAATCGAAAGAGATATACTTGACAAGTTGCAACCTCATGAAAACTTGAATAAGTTATCAATTAAGGGTTATCCGGGTGAAAGCTTCCCCGATTGGTTAGGCTTTTCTTGCTACTCCAATATGACCAAATTGAGTTTGGGttgttgtatgaattgttgtgAGCTTCCTTCACTGGGACAGTTACCCTCTTTACAGCATTTGGAGTTTTCTGATCTTGATCGGTTGGACAAGATTGGTTTGGAGttttacaacaaaaataatgGATCATTTCAGCAGGAGACACCCTTCAAATCTCTCGAAACTCTGAAGATTGAGTATATGTATTGTTGGCGGGAGTGGCATTTTCCTGATGAGTTTGATGGTTTTCCTCAGCTTAGAATCCTTTCAATAAGAAACTGTCCTGTGTTAAGTGGAGATCTGCCTGCTCACCTTCCGGCTCTGGAGGAATTTACAATTGATAGATGTTCAGAGCTTGCATGTTCGCTGCCGAGAGCTCCCAAGCTTCAGCAATTATATCTACAGAGTTCTCCGGTTTTTACGAATAATGGTGAACCGCAGAAGGTAGTAATTTCAGAAACCCAGCTGGCGCAGTCGGTATTGGAGTACCTGCCCCACATCCAACCCCCAAGTGTCCAATGTCTGGAAATCAAGGACTGTCGGTCAGCGATATCAATTTCAGCAGATTATTTGCCCTCTTCATTACAATATCTGAGAATATCTGACTGTTCAAAATTAACATTCTTAGATCAACTGCAACACAAGTCTCTAAGGGAGATATATGTAGAGGGTTGTGATTCACTGAAGTTGCTTCCATTGGGGGACTTTCCAAATCTCAAGAAACTCGTGATCAGTAAATGCCAAAGCATGGAATGTGTTGTGGTGCCACAGGCTATTCCAAGTCTCCAATATTTAAGCATCTCAGAGTGTCCCAGTTTAGTATCCTTGCCGGCGCTAACGTTGACTGTTCCCCAGCTAGAGGAGCTGCATATATGTGATTGCCCAGAAGTCGATTGCTTTGCTGAGGAGTTCCTCCCACCAAGTTTGAAAAAACTTGAAGTCACTAAGTGCCAAAAACTAGCAAGTTGGATAACATCAAAGGGTTTGCAGAGTGAAGGCCTTACCCATCTTTGGCTTGGTCCATGCTTTGATGTAAAATCATTCCCAAGAGATGGTTGCCTTCCTGCTTCTCTTCAGGCTCTAATATTGTCGAACTTTCCAAATCTGGAGACGCTTGACTGCAAGGGGCTTCACCATCTTACCTCCCTCAAAAGTTTAGCAATTACAGACTGTGAAAAGCTTGAGAATATCACAGAACAACATTTGCTTGCCTCCATAGAACATATCTACATAGGGGAAGAATGTCCTTTGAGGTGGAAGCTAGAAGAGATGGAAGACCCACGGATTTAA